A single Micromonospora luteifusca DNA region contains:
- the pstA gene encoding phosphate ABC transporter permease PstA yields the protein MTTTVTSHRSRPPAQPVSLRARRLPWYAAPAIAVAALVLSAVLVYGTDIGGPVLVVVLGAVLYLVGLFVAANVVEGRRSARNRTWSALIHSAFVLAVLPLVSVVWTLVSKGAERLDGNFFQTSMNNIGARDATGGAYHAIVGTLEQVGIATLITVPLGILCAIYIVEYGRGKFAFAIRFFVDVMTGIPSIVSGLFVLAFWVLVVSPWFNDGRPSFSGFAAALALSVLMLPTIVRSTEEMLRLVPPPLREGAYALGVPKWKTILRVVLPTALPGIVTGVMLAIARAAGETAPVLLVAGGGAAINTNPFENNQSSLSLFVYQQAGDASKYAPARAWTAALTLVALVLILTIAAKLLARRNRLSR from the coding sequence ATGACCACAACCGTCACCTCCCACCGCTCCCGCCCGCCGGCCCAGCCCGTCTCGCTGCGGGCCCGGCGGCTGCCCTGGTACGCCGCTCCGGCCATCGCCGTGGCGGCTCTGGTGCTCTCCGCCGTGCTCGTCTACGGCACCGACATCGGGGGCCCGGTCCTCGTGGTCGTCCTCGGCGCGGTGCTCTACCTGGTCGGGCTCTTCGTCGCGGCCAACGTGGTCGAGGGGCGCCGATCGGCCCGCAACCGCACCTGGAGCGCGCTGATCCACTCTGCGTTCGTGCTGGCGGTGCTGCCGCTGGTGTCCGTGGTCTGGACGCTGGTCAGCAAGGGCGCCGAGCGGCTGGACGGCAACTTCTTCCAGACCTCGATGAACAACATCGGGGCCCGGGACGCCACCGGCGGCGCGTACCACGCGATCGTCGGCACGCTGGAGCAGGTCGGCATCGCCACCCTGATCACCGTGCCGCTCGGCATCCTCTGCGCCATCTACATCGTCGAGTACGGCCGGGGCAAGTTCGCCTTCGCGATCCGGTTCTTCGTGGACGTGATGACCGGCATCCCGTCGATCGTCTCCGGCCTCTTCGTGCTGGCGTTCTGGGTGCTGGTCGTGTCGCCGTGGTTCAACGACGGCCGGCCCAGCTTCTCCGGCTTCGCCGCCGCGCTCGCGTTGAGCGTGCTGATGCTGCCGACCATCGTCCGGTCCACCGAGGAGATGCTCCGCCTCGTCCCGCCGCCGCTGCGCGAGGGCGCCTACGCGCTCGGCGTACCCAAGTGGAAGACCATCCTGCGGGTGGTGCTGCCGACGGCGCTGCCCGGCATTGTCACCGGCGTGATGCTCGCCATCGCCCGTGCGGCCGGCGAGACCGCGCCGGTGCTGCTGGTCGCCGGCGGCGGTGCCGCGATCAACACCAACCCCTTCGAGAACAACCAGTCGTCGCTGTCCCTCTTCGTCTACCAGCAGGCCGGTGACGCGTCGAAGTACGCACCGGCACGGGCGTGGACCGCGGCACTCACCCTGGTCGCCCTCGTGCTCATCCTGACGATCGCGGCGAAGCTGCTGGCCCGCCGCAACAGGCTCAGCCGATGA
- the pstB gene encoding phosphate ABC transporter ATP-binding protein PstB: MAKRVQAANVTAYYGGFKAIENINLTVEPKTVTALIGPSGCGKSTFLRSINRMHEVLPGARVEGSLTIDDQDIYDRDVDVTAVRRTIGMVFQRPNPFPTMSIFENVVAGLKLNGVRKKSILEDAAEKALLAANLWGEVKDRLGKPGAGLSGGQQQRLCIARTIAVEPQVVLMDEPCSALDPISTLAIEDLMFQLKDKFTIIIVTHNMQQAARVSDRTAFFSIEKTGDPGRLIEYDNTQKIFSNPSVKKTEDYITGRFG, from the coding sequence ATGGCCAAGCGTGTCCAAGCCGCGAACGTCACCGCCTACTACGGTGGCTTCAAGGCGATCGAGAACATCAACCTGACCGTCGAGCCGAAGACGGTCACCGCCCTGATCGGCCCGTCCGGCTGCGGCAAGTCCACCTTCCTGCGGTCGATCAACCGCATGCACGAGGTGCTGCCGGGGGCCCGGGTCGAGGGCAGCCTGACCATCGACGACCAGGACATCTACGACCGGGACGTGGACGTCACCGCGGTCCGGCGCACGATCGGCATGGTCTTCCAGCGGCCGAACCCGTTCCCCACCATGAGCATCTTCGAGAACGTGGTGGCCGGGCTGAAGCTCAACGGGGTCCGCAAGAAGTCGATCCTGGAGGACGCGGCCGAGAAGGCCCTGCTCGCCGCGAACCTGTGGGGCGAGGTCAAGGACCGGCTGGGCAAGCCCGGCGCGGGCCTCTCCGGCGGTCAGCAGCAGCGGCTCTGCATCGCCCGGACCATCGCGGTCGAGCCGCAGGTCGTCCTGATGGACGAGCCGTGCTCCGCCCTGGACCCGATCTCCACGCTGGCGATCGAGGACCTGATGTTCCAGCTCAAGGACAAGTTCACGATCATCATCGTGACGCACAACATGCAGCAGGCAGCGCGTGTGTCGGACCGGACCGCCTTCTTCTCGATCGAGAAGACCGGCGACCCGGGTCGGTTGATCGAGTACGACAACACTCAGAAGATCTTCAGCAACCCGAGCGTGAAGAAGACCGAGGACTACATCACCGGCCGCTTCGGCTGA